From the Candidatus Obscuribacterales bacterium genome, the window TCTACTCCCTTAAAAATAGGCGTGGCTCCATCGCAAATCGCACAGGCCGAAATGCCGCGACTCCAAAAGTCATGTTCACTAGGCAGCCCCAACCGCTTAGCCGTGGCTCCCGTAGCGATCACCACGCTGTGGGCTAAAACCTCTCGCTCGTCAGAACGAATCACAAAGGGGCGCTGGCTGAAGTCTACGGCGGTGACATCTTCTGTGACCAGCTCCGTTCCCCAGCGCACCGCCTGAGCTTTCATGTTCTCCATGAGTTGCGGCCCTGTGATGCCGTCGGGAAAGCCGGGAAAGTTTTCCACTTCGGTGGTGGTCATCAACTGTCCACCCGGCACCCCGCCCACCTGATATCCCTCAAACATCAACGGTTTGAGATTGGCCCTTGCCGCATAAATTGCGGCGGTATAGCCCGCTGGCCCAGAACCGATAATCACTAAGTTTTCAACTGCTGGGTTTGCCATATCTAGGTGA encodes:
- a CDS encoding FAD-dependent oxidoreductase, coding for MANPAVENLVIIGSGPAGYTAAIYAARANLKPLMFEGYQVGGVPGGQLMTTTEVENFPGFPDGITGPQLMENMKAQAVRWGTELVTEDVTAVDFSQRPFVIRSDEREVLAHSVVIATGATAKRLGLPSEHDFWSRGISACAICDGATPIFKGV